The segment AGGCCAGCTGTCGGCCCTTCTGATTCTCTTTTTTGGCCTGGTGATGCTGGGCGCAGTGCGCCTGCCCCTGCTGATGCGCGACACCCGCGCGCTGGCCAACGCAGGCGGCTACGGCCCGGTGGCCCTGGGGGCAGCCTTTGCCTTTGGCTGGAGTCCCTGCCTGGGGCCGACGCTGGGCAGCGTACTGGGCCTGGCCGCCAGCAGCGCCAGCCTGGGTAGTGGCGTAGGCCTGCTGGCCGCCTATACCCTGGGCCTGAGCGTGCCCTTCCTGCTGGCCGCGCTGCTGTGGCACCGGGTCAACCTGCGTCGCATGAACCGTTACGCCGGCATTTTTGAACGGGTGGGCGGCGCGCTGCTGGTCGCTGTGGGCCTGCTGATGCTGAGCGGACAGTTCACCCGCCTGGCGACCTTCTTTTACAGCGTGATGCCTGAATGGCTGCAGGTGTGAAGAAGGCCGGGGGCGGTGCAACGGTAGCCCCACCTGAACCCGCCTCTTCGCATGCCCTGCAACTGCGCGGGGTGTGGCTCAGACTGGGCCGGGAGGCGGTCTTGCGTGGCCTGGAGGTGGACATTCCTGCTGGCCAGGGCGTGACCCTGCTGGGCGAGAACGGTGCGGGCAAGACCACACTGCTGCGGCTGCTGGCCGCTGGCCTGCGGCCTACACGCGGCGAGGGCCGACTGCTGGGCTACGACCTGCGCGATAGCCGGGCGGTGCGGGGGGTCACCCACCTGATGCCCGTGGACGGTGGCCTCTACCCCGACCTGACCGGCGCGGAAAACCTGCGCTTTGCCCTGCAGATGCACGGGCAAAGCGGCGACGTGGCCGGAGCCCTGCGCCGAACTGGACTGACTGGGGCTGCCGAGCGCCGCGCCCGCTTTTTCTCGGCGGGAATGCGCAAGCGGCTGGCCCTGGCCCGCGCGCACCTGCTGGCCCGCCCCCTGACCCTGGTAGACGAGCCCTTCGCCAATCTGGACGAGGGAGGCCGCGCCCTGGTCCAGGAACTGCTGACCGAGTTGCGTGCCCAGGGGGTCACCCTCATCATTGCTGCCCATGAACCGGCACTGGCGCAGGCGGTGGCGCCGCGTACCCTGCGGCTGGCGGGCGGCCAGTTGCACGAGGAGCACCGCGCTTGAGTGCCCTGCGGGTCATCGCCACCGTGGCCGCCAAGGACCTTCGGGTGACCGGCCGCACGCGCGACACGCTGCTGGCCACCGCTTTTTTTGCCGGGCTGGTGCTGCTGGTGCTGGGCCTGGCCCTGGGCGGTGGTGGGCGCACGCCCGACCAGACGGCGGCGCTGGCGGCGGGGGCCATCTGGACGGCGCTGGCCCTGGCGGCGGCGGTAGGCGCCCAGCGGGCGTTTGCCCAGGAACAGGAGGCGGGCGCACTTGAGCAGCTCCTGGCTTACCCCGGCCCCCACGGCGCACTGTATCTAGGTAAGTTGCTGGGGGTGCTGCCGCCGCTGCTGCTGGTGGCGGCCCTGACCCTGCCGGTGGGATTGGTGCTGTTTGGCGCCGCCGAGACCGGGCGTGCGGTGCCCTGGGCGGCCCTGGCCCTGACCGCCGCCTTGGGGGTGCTGGGCTTTGCCTCGGGCACAACCTTTTACGGCAGCATCACCGTCAATCTACGCGCGCGTGAGGCGCTGCTGCCCGCGCTGGCCTTTCCTATTCTGGTGCCGGCG is part of the Deinococcus betulae genome and harbors:
- a CDS encoding ABC transporter ATP-binding protein, with the protein product MAAGVKKAGGGATVAPPEPASSHALQLRGVWLRLGREAVLRGLEVDIPAGQGVTLLGENGAGKTTLLRLLAAGLRPTRGEGRLLGYDLRDSRAVRGVTHLMPVDGGLYPDLTGAENLRFALQMHGQSGDVAGALRRTGLTGAAERRARFFSAGMRKRLALARAHLLARPLTLVDEPFANLDEGGRALVQELLTELRAQGVTLIIAAHEPALAQAVAPRTLRLAGGQLHEEHRA
- a CDS encoding heme exporter protein CcmB — translated: MRVIATVAAKDLRVTGRTRDTLLATAFFAGLVLLVLGLALGGGGRTPDQTAALAAGAIWTALALAAAVGAQRAFAQEQEAGALEQLLAYPGPHGALYLGKLLGVLPPLLLVAALTLPVGLVLFGAAETGRAVPWAALALTAALGVLGFASGTTFYGSITVNLRAREALLPALAFPILVPAVIATVKATTLLLTGGWSAEVATWLTFLAAFDLGTVILATLLFPAAAEG
- a CDS encoding cytochrome c biogenesis CcdA family protein, which encodes MVAPTLTVAFLAGLVSFLSPCVLPLVPSYLGVLGGERAPWRRALGFILGFGLVFIALGATASSLGALIAPHKALLGQLSALLILFFGLVMLGAVRLPLLMRDTRALANAGGYGPVALGAAFAFGWSPCLGPTLGSVLGLAASSASLGSGVGLLAAYTLGLSVPFLLAALLWHRVNLRRMNRYAGIFERVGGALLVAVGLLMLSGQFTRLATFFYSVMPEWLQV